The sequence below is a genomic window from Methanosarcinales archaeon Met12.
TTTAGTCCTCTTTAACGTCTCCGATGGACTGAACTTATAGTTGGTCGCACAGGGACAATATATCTGAACATACGTTGGTCCTATAGCCCTTGCCACGAGTATTGCCCTTCTCACCATCTTTTCCAGACGCCTTGGGCTGGCAGGACTCACAGCAGCAACATATGCGCAGCCGGACTCCCTGGCAATCTCGAACATTCGCGTTTTTGGATATTTCTTCCCAAGCGGGGCCATATACAATACAACACCCTCACGCGTCATACTACTCTCTTGTCCGCCCGTGTTGGAGTAGCCCTCGTTGTCCAACATTATCGTCGTGATATTCTCCCTTCTAAACCAGGAGTGCATCGTCATGGAGAGCCCAATATCGGCCGTGCCACCGTCTCCTGCTACCACTACCACATCTTTGTGCTTATCTGGATACCTTATCTTCAGCGCCCTCTTCAAACCAGATGCCACTGCATTTTGATTTCCAAAAAGTGAGTGTATATTATGGATGGCCAACTGCGGCATGAGTATGCTGTTGCATCCAGTGGTCCCGACTACAATGGTGTCTTCTGGACATGGAAGCGATGCAACGATCAACCTTATCGATAAACTAAGAGCGCATCCAGCGCATAATGGATGCTCCTCTATTGATTCTTTAAAAGTGCCCAGGTCTTTTATTCTCAGATTTCGTCCATAGGAACCATCCTGAACGAGCTCCCGATACTCTACGGGCAATACATCCTCGAAACCAGGAGATATTTTAGGTATCATTCATATCACTCTCGCGAGATTTTTTATTTCACTTAGTATGACTTCAGGAGGCATAGTCATGCCGCCAAATACTCTTGGACCTCCACAGACTTTTGTGTAATCTGTTCTCGACATGACCTCCCTCGCCAGCCACCCAACGATATTGTGCTCTGGGACCAAGATTGCCTTCGGATTTTCTGTCAGTTCCCGAATTTCCTTATCTGGAAATGGCCTTATTACCTTGACCTTCACCAGCCCGGCATCGATGCCGTCCTTCTGTGCCCGCTCCACTGCCACTCTCGCCTGCGCAGCCGCGGTGCCTGACGCCATCAACAGTATCTCTGCATCTGGATTGGTAACTTCGATGGAACTTCCCAGATATTTTGCAATATGCTTTCGGGAGCGTTCTGCCGCAGCACGGACCTCTTGCTGCCAGCTGGCATGGGCATTATAGCTTATGTAATTGCTTTTCATGACGAACGGGTCTCTTATCTGCCTTATCGGCGGCGTCTCCATGTCCATCGTAGGGCAGGGGGATTTAGATGGGTCATAGGGGGGCAGCATCTCGTCTTCTGGCGTTACCTCAACAATTTCCCTTGTATGCGTGACAAAGAAGCCGTCTGCACACACGCCAACTGGTATGTGCACATCGGGTTGTTCGGCTATGACATATGCCTGAAGAAGCATATCAAAGAATTCCTGGGGGTTCTCGGCATGAAATATCAGCATTCCCGTGTCCATCAGCCACCCAATCTCAATGTTATCTGGCTGAATGGTCAGTGGGGAATTCACGCCCCTGCACATAAATGCACATACAATGGGCAATCTCGCACCCGCCCAGCAGGGAAACATCTCAAATGCCCTCAATGTGCCAGGTCCAGATGTAGCAGTGAAAGTTCTAGCGCCACCCATTGCTGCACCCGCTACAGCAGCCATTGCGCCAAGTTCGTGTTCAGCCCGATAATAATCCTTCAGATACCCCTCTGCATAAATATCTCCTACTAAATGCATGGCCTCGCTCTGCGGCGTAATGGGATATGAAACTCCTATGTCGACATTTGCCCGCTTCACCGCCTCGGCAACTGCCTCGTTTCCAATCAAAAATTTCTTTTCACGCGGAGCTTCTTTGAGCAGGTATTCGGGGTCCACCACCTTTCTTTCCTTCATTTCGACCCCTCTCTAAGTCTTTCAATGACCTTCGTCAACCTTCGTATATCCTCGACATGGACATCTCTAAGAGATATCATCGCATCCTCGTGGCCTGGATTGGCACATAGCGCTATCGTATAACAATCGGTTCCGCCCCTGATGATCTTCAAAGCCAGGTTTGCATAATGGCAGTGAACCCCGGCAAAAACGCATACATCTATCTCGTTGTGCCATATCGTCAAGTTGGGGTGATTGGGATTGATCTCCACCTCTGGATTGATCATCGGATACTTAGGTCTGTAATCTGGCATCGGTATGATTTTCATGCCTGGCACCGCTTTTACCATCTCCTGCAGTGCGACTGCCTTGGCTACCGCCTTTTCTGACACTGCCCACAACACATTTGGCCCAGGGAAAAACGTAGGATTTTTGGCGCCCAGTAATTTTTTGGCAATTGCCTCCATCGCCACCTTCTCGGACACGATCTGTCCCTCAATCAATCCCTGCCCTTTTTCAGGAAGCACTATGCCCATCGATGCGGCCGCTGGCGAGAGGTATGCCTCGGGACCGGGGACGACCTTATAATCTTTTTGCGAACATATTGCTGATGCCATATGAGATTCCAGCCAGTTTTTCGTGAGGAAGAGAATAATAGGGAAATGCATCTCACCCTTTTCACACGAATGATTGATAATGATTATGTGTGCGGAATATTTTATAGCGCATCATCATATATAAAATTTCGTCTTTTGACGATGTTGATGCATATGGGTTCGAGACCGTAGAGGAAAGACCTCTTTCTTGAAGTGCTATCATTTAGCCCTTACAACCTTGCGTATCTCGTCAACAATGATGACCGAGAAAGCCGCTGCTGCAATCATCAACCAGTCAGAGGATGTTAAGGGAACTGTCCCGAATGCCACCCTGAGGGTCGGCACATATATTGCCGCCAGCATCAGGAGGAATGAACTCGCCATGGCAAGGATCAACCACTTGTTAGAGAATATCCCCAGCTTAAAAAGGGATGTATCAGCAGATTTGCAGTTCAGGGCATTCATAAGCCTCATGGAGATGATTACTGCAAAAAATACCGTCATTGCCTCTTCGAGATTATCGCCTTGGAGGTTATAAATAAAAAGTCCGAACGCACATAAAGCGATCCATATTCCCATTAATGGAATAAATGCGAGTGCATGACGGTTAAAGATGCTTTCTTTGGGATTACGGGGAGGTTTTTTCATAACCCCGGGCTCTGGCGGCTCAACACTTAAGGCTACTGCAGGCGCACCGTCCATGAGGAGATTAATAAAGAGTATCTGGACAGCAGAAAGGGGCAGAGGCAGTCCAGCAAAGAGCGCTGCCACCATGCCGAATACCGAACCCGTATTGCCTGTAAGGAGATATACGAGGTATTTTCTGATATTTGCAAATATAGTTCTTCCCTCTTCTACTGCAGAGACTATGGATGTGAAATTGTCATCAAGGAGTATCATATGCGATGCCTCCTTTGAGACATCGGTTCCTGTAATGCCCATTGCTACTCCGATATCAGCCTGCTTTAATGCCGGTGCATCATTGACTCCATCACCTGTCATTGCAGCGATATGGCCGTTTTTCTGAAGCGCCTTAACTATCCTGATTTTGTGTTCAGGAGAGACCCTGGCGTATATCTCTATTGTCTCCACTCTCTTTTCAAATTCCTCATCCGACATGCTGTCAAGGTCAATGCCGCTCACTGCCTCGCCAATCCTGAGGATGCCCAGCTCCTTTCCAATTGCCATGGCTGTAATCTTATGGTCACCTGTAATCATAAGAGGTTTTATCCCTGCCTCTTCACATACCTTTACAGCCTCTTTTACCTCCTCTCTCGGAGGGTCTATCATCCCGGCTAAGCCGGCGAAGACCATATCCTGTTCTATGTTTTCCTTGGGATAGGTCATTCCCGGCTCAATGACCTGATAGGACATGCCAACTACTCTCAATGCCTGAGAGGCCATCTCATGGGCTGCATTCAGGATTGCCTCCCTGTCTTCTTGGGTAAGGGCTCGCTCCTTAAGTCCATCAGAATATATATACTTGCATGTGCTCAGGATTACTTCAGGCGCTCCCTTACTATAGGCAAGTCTCTCACTGTCAGGTGTGGAATGGATGGTCGTCATCCTTTTTCGTTCTGATGTAAATGGCACCTCGTCATCCCGCTTGTAATAGTTGTTAAGTTCAAACTGTTTTAAGCCTGCTTTTGCTGCTGCAACGGTAAGTGCGCCTTCTGTAGGGTCGCCTTTGATATTCCAGATACCTTCTTGCTCTTTGAATACAAGTTCAGCGTCATTGCACAGAGCGCCAATTCTTAAAAGGGACTGAAGATGGGGGTCATTATGCGGGTAAGTCTTCCCATTAGCAAAAAATTCTCCTTCTGGTATGTAGCCGCTCCCTGAGACATCAATAAATTTGTTATTAGCCCAGAGCCTGCGCACCGTCATCTCATTTCTGGTAAGAGTGCCTGTCTTATCTGAACAGATATATGTCACACATCCCAGCGTTTCCACAGAGGAAAGTTTTCTTATGAGGGCGTGCTTTTTAACCATCCTTCTAACGCCGAGTGCAAGGCTTATGGTGACCACTGCCGGCAATGCCTCAGGAATTACGGCAACAGCTAATGCGACACCCCAAACAAACATCTCCAATATGGGGTATCCCCTGAGGACGCCAAATATGGCGATAACTCCACAGAGTATTAAGGCAACGATACCAATAGATTTGCTTATCCGGTCCATGTTGACCTGAAGAGGTGTTTTCTTTTCTTCTACCTCCTGGAGCATATCTGCTATCTTGCCGAACTCTGTCTGCATTCCTGTTGCGGTTACAACAAATTTGCCCCTGCCATAAGTGGCTATCGTGCCGAAAAATGCCATATTTTTCTGGTCCCCGGTTGCCACCTTTTCCTTTTCTATTGGATTTCCGGTCTTTTCAACAGGGACAGATTCGCCTGTTAAGGATGCTTCATCTGTCTTCAGGTTTATTGCCTCAGCAATACGGCCATCAGCAGGTATCTTATCACCTGTCCTGAGGAGAACAATGTCCCCTGGCACAAGCTCACTCGCTGGTATATCCTCTTCTTTGCCTCCTCTTAAGACCTTTGCAATGGGTGCGGCCAGTCGCCTTAATGCCTCTAATGCCTTTTCTGCCCTGTATTCCTGAACAAAGCCGAGGACACCTGCCATAATGACTATTGCCATTATTGTGATAAACTCCACCTCCTTACCGAGAAATGCAGAGACCGCAGCCGCTATAATAAGGATTATTACGAGGAAGTTTGTAAATTGGGCAAGGAGCAGAAGAAGAGGGAATTCCCCTTTCTTTTTAACGAGTTCATTGTGGCCGAATTTTTCTAATCGCTGTCTCGCCTCTTCATGGCTTAACCCATGAAGGCTTGAACCCAGATTGGTCAACACACCTTCTATTGTCAGACTATAAGGTTGCTTGTCTTTTTCCATAAGCGCATTCCCACCTTATTTTTAATCAAAAGAATTCCTCTATCTTATCGGTCAGGAGGAGCTTTGCTCCTAAATAGGTTTTGCTCCTAAACTCTCTCATCTGCTTCCAGAGTCGGTGAAAATTAGTACTTTAGGAGCAAAGCATCTTTTGACGATGTTGATGCATATGGGTTCGAGATCGTAGAAGAAAGATACAAAGACGTCCTAATATCCGTTTTCATTCAGGTACATGGAACTTTTTTGCCCGAATTATCTCTACATCTAACATGTAAACTATGCCGGCATAGTTTTTAAAGAACCTCTCCATCATTTCAACAGCTATTTTTTTGGCTACTTCTTCACTTGTTATGGTATCTATTCTGACGTTCTTAAACAGACCGCTAAAACTATTTCCAGACCTTACGCCTCTTTCTCCTTTACCCGTAGCACTCTGTACGGTGTAACCATCGACCCCTAGTTCAGTCATCATTTCTATGACATCATCCAGTATGGATGCCTCTGTTACAATCACCACTTTTTTTGCTTTATGGAATTTCATGATGTTTCACCTCCCACTTTTCCTCTTGTTCATCATATATTTATACTATACACCATCTTGACTAAAAACCAAAGACCATCTGGCCCAATGCCAGAAAAAGCGGGATGCAAACGGCGATTGCCACCGGCGTACCCAAACCCGTTGAGGTCCCGATATAAGCCGAAGGATTGGCAGTAGGTATCCCAGCCCTGATGGTCGGTGGCCCGGAGATATCAGAGTTTGAAGCAGCAATAACTGCCAACATAATCACGCCCCCTGGACTGAGACCGACCAGTAGATGGGCAACATAGCCCAACCCAAACCCCATTAAGCCGTGTACAATCGGACCTACGAAGGCATAAGCGACGTACCAATGTGCAACTTTTGCCAAATCCTTTAAGTGCTTGTAGGCTTCTATGCCCAGAATCAACATCAACACTGATAAAAAGCCTCTAAAAAGCGGATCAAAAAACCCTTCGAAAACCTTTTCCGGCTTAGTGATTAATCCCAGCACGACCCCCATAATCAAAACCGTCAGCGCCGCTCCCTGAAGACAATCCTTGATGATCGGCCAGATAGCAACCTTGGCGCCAGCGCCGCCTTTTTCCTTACTCATGTATAAGTTGGCCAAAACAATTGCCGTAACCAAGGCCGGGATGTCCATGAAGGGGTATAGTGCTGGCACCCATGCTTCGTAAAAAACCCCTGCTCCTTCCAGCATCATCAGTCCGGCCGCCAAGGTGGAACCACTCACCGCACCAAATAACCCCAAGGTGGCAAAGGCATCGTCTTTCTTTATTCCCGGGAGCCGTGCAAACGTAATCGAGCCCAGTAAAACAATGCCGATTCCCAGGATTGCACTAAAGACGGCCGGTAGCAACATCTCCACAATATTCGCATCTCGAATTGCCATGCCACCCTTTAAGCCGATTCTCATTAAAAGCATAAATACGCAAAATTGATAGATAGCATCCGGGATGCGCAACTTGCTGTTAAAGGCGGCGATGACCATTCCGGCAATTAAAAAGGCCAACGTGGGTGATTGTACTTGGGCAATGAACCTATTGAAAAACTCCAACAATATTTCCATGTTATACCCTCCTATATTTCACCTAGTTTGCAAAATCATAATGATTATTAATTATATATACCTTGCGGTTAAAATTAACAATGAAGATTATCGCCCTGCCTCTAACTTCCTTGCTTTCTCTTCTACTTCTTCCCTCAATTTTTCTTTATACAATTTAACCTTTTTCCTGATTCCAGGATGCTTTACCCCGAGAATCTGCGCTGCAAGGATGCCTGCATTTTTTGCATTGTTTATCGCCACGGTGGCAACCGGCACCCCGGCCGGCATCTGCACGATAGAATAGAGGGAATCCGCTCCCTTTAGAGCAGACGTTTCGATGGGCACGCCGATTACAGGCAATGGGCTTATGGATGCCACCATGCCCGGCAGGTGAGCGGCTCCGCCAGCCCCGGCGATTATGACCTCTATTCCTTTTTTTTCCGCCGTAGATGCGTATTCAAACATCCTATCTGGAGTTCTGTGCGCTGATACTATCGTGAGCTCATATTTTATGCCGAAATCATCTAATACCTCTGCCGCTGCCCTCATCACCGGCAAATCAGAGTCGCTGCCCATGATGATTCCTACTAATTTTTCCATTTTCAGACCTCCTTTGCCATCATTCTAAGAAAACTTCTTGCCCTATTTGCTTTTTCCATTGCCTTTTCAACATCCTCATCTATAACCGTTATGTGCCCCATCTTTCTTCCAGGCTTCGTCATCGCCTTTCCATAGAAATGCAATGCTACGCCAGGAATTGATAAAGCTCCTTGTATTCCCTCTAAGATGGCGGGGCCCTCATATCCTTCTTCTCCGAGAATGTTTATCATAACTGCCGGGGTTAACAGTTCCGTCGAACCAAGCGGCAGCCCTGTTACCGCACGAATATGCTGCTCAAATTGAGAAGTTACGCACGCCTCTATCGTGTAATGCCCGGAGTTGTGAGGCCTGGGTGCTATCTCGTTTATCAGCACCTCTCCATTTACGAGAAACATCTCTATTCCAAAAATCCCTGCGCCTTTGAGCGCCTTCATGGTTTTCATTGCAATCTCTCTTGCTTTGTTGTGAATATCTTCTCCAACCCTGGCAGGAGCGACCACTGTGTGGCAGATGTTATTTTTGTGCATGGTTTCCGCTACTGGATGACATCTGACCTCGCCCTGCGTGCCTCTCGCCACCATCACCGCCAGCTCTTTTTCAAAACCAATGAGCTCCTCTACTATTAGCTCTTTATCTGAAAAATTTCTATAGAAATTTTTCTCTATAAATGAATGGAATGCCGGTTCTATCTGCTCCCTGGTGTGAATCACATAGTTGCCCCGGCCATCATACCCTCCCTTACATGTTTTTAGAACGACCGGCAATCCTAACTCTTCACCTGCCCGGATAAGGCAGTCCAAACTTTCCACTTTCTCATACCGTGGAATTGGTAGCCCTGCCTTCTTCAACAAATCCTTTTGCCATAGCCTGTTCTGGATGGTTCTAAGGGTGTCTGGTGATGGATGTATTGTGTGCCCCTCACCTTCCAGCTCTTTTAAAACACCAGCGTTGATGTGCTCAATATCGTAGGTGGTGACATCGCTATCTGAAACAATTTCCCTTATTTTCTCCTCATCATAGAAACTTCCAACGATATGTCTGTCTGCAACCTGGGCAGCAGGACAATTGGGCGACGGGTCCAATATTGTGACATAGAATCCCATTTTCTTGGCTTCCTGGGTCATCATCTTTCCCAGCTGCCCTCCGCCGATTATGCCTATTTTTGTCGGCGGGCTTGATGTTAGCGCCTCTATCACCATGTTATATCCTCGACTGCTTGGCTACGATGGCAGCAAAAACACCGGCTCCGAAACCATTGTCTATGTTAACAACAGCCAGTCCTGGCGAACAGGTTTGGAGCATGGTCATAAGCCCTGCTATGCCATCTTTGCCCATCCCATATCCAACAGATGTTGGCACGCCAACCACCGGAACGTCAACGTGACTCGACACTACGATGGGCAGCACCGCATCCATACCGGCAACCACCACTATCGCGGCTACATTTTTTTCCAGCATCTCCGTCAGAGGTTCATAGAGCCGATGAATTCCTGCCACTCCGACGTCATATGCCTTTATCACTTCGCAGCCCATGACCTCGGCGGTCACCACCACCTCTTCCGCT
It includes:
- a CDS encoding thiamine pyrophosphate-dependent enzyme, which codes for MIPKISPGFEDVLPVEYRELVQDGSYGRNLRIKDLGTFKESIEEHPLCAGCALSLSIRLIVASLPCPEDTIVVGTTGCNSILMPQLAIHNIHSLFGNQNAVASGLKRALKIRYPDKHKDVVVVAGDGGTADIGLSMTMHSWFRRENITTIMLDNEGYSNTGGQESSMTREGVVLYMAPLGKKYPKTRMFEIARESGCAYVAAVSPASPRRLEKMVRRAILVARAIGPTYVQIYCPCATNYKFSPSETLKRTKDDEQIREYMSSDAKELIERLGE
- a CDS encoding sodium-dependent bicarbonate transport family permease: MEILLEFFNRFIAQVQSPTLAFLIAGMVIAAFNSKLRIPDAIYQFCVFMLLMRIGLKGGMAIRDANIVEMLLPAVFSAILGIGIVLLGSITFARLPGIKKDDAFATLGLFGAVSGSTLAAGLMMLEGAGVFYEAWVPALYPFMDIPALVTAIVLANLYMSKEKGGAGAKVAIWPIIKDCLQGAALTVLIMGVVLGLITKPEKVFEGFFDPLFRGFLSVLMLILGIEAYKHLKDLAKVAHWYVAYAFVGPIVHGLMGFGLGYVAHLLVGLSPGGVIMLAVIAASNSDISGPPTIRAGIPTANPSAYIGTSTGLGTPVAIAVCIPLFLALGQMVFGF
- the purE gene encoding 5-(carboxyamino)imidazole ribonucleotide mutase — encoded protein: MEKLVGIIMGSDSDLPVMRAAAEVLDDFGIKYELTIVSAHRTPDRMFEYASTAEKKGIEVIIAGAGGAAHLPGMVASISPLPVIGVPIETSALKGADSLYSIVQMPAGVPVATVAINNAKNAGILAAQILGVKHPGIRKKVKLYKEKLREEVEEKARKLEAGR
- a CDS encoding calcium-transporting P-type ATPase, PMR1-type, which produces MEKDKQPYSLTIEGVLTNLGSSLHGLSHEEARQRLEKFGHNELVKKKGEFPLLLLLAQFTNFLVIILIIAAAVSAFLGKEVEFITIMAIVIMAGVLGFVQEYRAEKALEALRRLAAPIAKVLRGGKEEDIPASELVPGDIVLLRTGDKIPADGRIAEAINLKTDEASLTGESVPVEKTGNPIEKEKVATGDQKNMAFFGTIATYGRGKFVVTATGMQTEFGKIADMLQEVEEKKTPLQVNMDRISKSIGIVALILCGVIAIFGVLRGYPILEMFVWGVALAVAVIPEALPAVVTISLALGVRRMVKKHALIRKLSSVETLGCVTYICSDKTGTLTRNEMTVRRLWANNKFIDVSGSGYIPEGEFFANGKTYPHNDPHLQSLLRIGALCNDAELVFKEQEGIWNIKGDPTEGALTVAAAKAGLKQFELNNYYKRDDEVPFTSERKRMTTIHSTPDSERLAYSKGAPEVILSTCKYIYSDGLKERALTQEDREAILNAAHEMASQALRVVGMSYQVIEPGMTYPKENIEQDMVFAGLAGMIDPPREEVKEAVKVCEEAGIKPLMITGDHKITAMAIGKELGILRIGEAVSGIDLDSMSDEEFEKRVETIEIYARVSPEHKIRIVKALQKNGHIAAMTGDGVNDAPALKQADIGVAMGITGTDVSKEASHMILLDDNFTSIVSAVEEGRTIFANIRKYLVYLLTGNTGSVFGMVAALFAGLPLPLSAVQILFINLLMDGAPAVALSVEPPEPGVMKKPPRNPKESIFNRHALAFIPLMGIWIALCAFGLFIYNLQGDNLEEAMTVFFAVIISMRLMNALNCKSADTSLFKLGIFSNKWLILAMASSFLLMLAAIYVPTLRVAFGTVPLTSSDWLMIAAAAFSVIIVDEIRKVVRAK
- a CDS encoding transketolase C-terminal domain-containing protein — its product is MKERKVVDPEYLLKEAPREKKFLIGNEAVAEAVKRANVDIGVSYPITPQSEAMHLVGDIYAEGYLKDYYRAEHELGAMAAVAGAAMGGARTFTATSGPGTLRAFEMFPCWAGARLPIVCAFMCRGVNSPLTIQPDNIEIGWLMDTGMLIFHAENPQEFFDMLLQAYVIAEQPDVHIPVGVCADGFFVTHTREIVEVTPEDEMLPPYDPSKSPCPTMDMETPPIRQIRDPFVMKSNYISYNAHASWQQEVRAAAERSRKHIAKYLGSSIEVTNPDAEILLMASGTAAAQARVAVERAQKDGIDAGLVKVKVIRPFPDKEIRELTENPKAILVPEHNIVGWLAREVMSRTDYTKVCGGPRVFGGMTMPPEVILSEIKNLARVI
- a CDS encoding carbon monoxide dehydrogenase beta subunit family protein, which translates into the protein MASAICSQKDYKVVPGPEAYLSPAAASMGIVLPEKGQGLIEGQIVSEKVAMEAIAKKLLGAKNPTFFPGPNVLWAVSEKAVAKAVALQEMVKAVPGMKIIPMPDYRPKYPMINPEVEINPNHPNLTIWHNEIDVCVFAGVHCHYANLALKIIRGGTDCYTIALCANPGHEDAMISLRDVHVEDIRRLTKVIERLREGSK
- the purK gene encoding 5-(carboxyamino)imidazole ribonucleotide synthase — encoded protein: MVIEALTSSPPTKIGIIGGGQLGKMMTQEAKKMGFYVTILDPSPNCPAAQVADRHIVGSFYDEEKIREIVSDSDVTTYDIEHINAGVLKELEGEGHTIHPSPDTLRTIQNRLWQKDLLKKAGLPIPRYEKVESLDCLIRAGEELGLPVVLKTCKGGYDGRGNYVIHTREQIEPAFHSFIEKNFYRNFSDKELIVEELIGFEKELAVMVARGTQGEVRCHPVAETMHKNNICHTVVAPARVGEDIHNKAREIAMKTMKALKGAGIFGIEMFLVNGEVLINEIAPRPHNSGHYTIEACVTSQFEQHIRAVTGLPLGSTELLTPAVMINILGEEGYEGPAILEGIQGALSIPGVALHFYGKAMTKPGRKMGHITVIDEDVEKAMEKANRARSFLRMMAKEV